From the genome of Drosophila melanogaster chromosome 2L, one region includes:
- the CG33923 gene encoding uncharacterized protein — MFSPVRLVQLSIFLYSFHQAVCKVEFANIKCVTLDPEFADFDYCYLKAVSRTYKYLSLRVKLLETPITKIKINVAILQRLNGYKPFLYNVTIDACKFYKNQKSNPIARYLYSFFKDYSNINHSCPYDHDIIVEKLPISHVNTQVTKVLPVPHGDYLFHSNWYAYDINRAIVDVYATIS; from the exons ATGTTTTCTCCTGTTCGTCTGGTTCAACttagtatttttttgtattcatttcacCAA GCTGTGTGCAAAGTGGAGTTTGCGAATATTAAGTGCGTTACCTTGGATCCAGAGTTCGCCGACTTTGACTATTGCTATCTAAAGGCGGTTAGTCGCACATACAAGTACCTTTCCCTTAGAGTCAAATTGCTAGAGACGCCCATTACCAAAATAAAA aTCAACGTAGCAATATTGCAGAGATTGAATGGCTACAAGCCATTCCTGTATAACGTTACAATAGATGCGTGCAAGttttataaaaaccaaaaatcaaaTCCAATTGCCCGTTACCTTTACAGTTTCTTCAAAGACTACTCTAATATAAATCATTCCTGCCCCTACGAC CACGATATCATTGTGGAAAAGCTTCCTATAAGTCATGTTAATACGCAAGTAACAAAAGTTCTTCCAGTTCCCCATGGGGACTATCTATTTCACTCGAACTGGTATGCCTACGATATTAACCGTGCTATTGTGGACGTATACGCTACAATATCATAA